In Candidatus Binataceae bacterium, the genomic stretch ACTGCCACGCCATGAACTGAATCATGTCGTAGAGATTCCAGAATCGAGGCCAATCCGCAAAAGGACGCGCGGCGGCCCCTCGTTCGTAAGCATGGGCGAAAGCTTGACAGTCTAAGTCTGATGAGTCAAGTATGTTCTTCCAAACTAAGGCAATGATTAACTTGACGCACAAAAACTGTTAAGATTTGCTCTATGAAAACAGGGGTTCCAAAGACTTTACTTGATGCAGTTCGCTACTTTGCCGATCCGATTATATGTCGCGATTTTCTGGCCGCTGCGCGCTGGCCGGACGGCGTCACGTGCCCGCGTAAAGGATGCGCCAGTAAGGACCATTGGTTCATCAAGACGCGTAGCCTGTGGCGCTGCAAATCTTGCAAGAAGCAATTCTCAGTCAAGGTTGGTAGCATTTTTGAGGATTCGCCGCTCGGTTTAGATAAGTGGCTTCCGGCGGTCTGGATACTCACCGCGTCAAAGAAAGGATATAGCTCGCACGGCCTCGCGGCTGCGATCGGCGTCTGCCAGAAAACCGCGTGGTTTATGCTGCATCGCATCCGCGCCGCGCTGAAAAATGGGAGTTTCGAGACCCCACTGTCCGGCGAGGTAGAGGCCGATACCACCGGCGTCGGCGGAAAAGAGAAGAACAAACACGCCAGCAAACGGCTGCATCGTGGTACGGGCTTCGCCGGGAAGGCGATTGTATTCGGGCTGCTTTCCCGTCATGGCGAGGTACGCGCGGCGACCGTAAGCGACGAGAGCGGCCAAACCCTCCATCCGTTGATCCGCAAGAACGTAGAGAGCGGTTCGGACCTTTTTACCGATGCCGCAGGCGCGTTTCGTTTCGGACTCGAAGATGAATACGCGCACGAAGTAATCAATCATGCCGAAGAGTTCGTGCGCGGCCGGGTGCATACCAACGGCATTGAGAACTTCTGGAGCCTATTCAAGCGGACGGTTTATGGTACGCATCACTTTGTGATGCCGTGGCAAGTTGACCGCTATTTGGACGACGCGACTTTCCGCTACAACAATCGAAAACTGAGCGATGGTGCGCGCTTCGCGTTGGCCTGTGCGCAGGCTGATGGTCGGCGGCTGACTTGGAAGGAATTAACCGGAACCAGTAAGAGCCCAGTGAATTAGCAACCGGAGTTTTATCAAATGACTGCGTTTATTGTGCAACAGAAGGACCTTTCCAGTGAAGAGGTAAAAGAGCTTGTTTATTCATACGAAGGAAGTGAGGTAACTAATGAACTGGCATCCTTCGGCCAAATTGTTAATGGCGGAAGTACAGCAGCGCAGCAGCCAAATTGACTCCAAAGCTGCAATGATCCTCGGCTGGTCCACTGCGGTCCTGGCCTTTCTTCTCAATCCCCTTCGTGGGGGTGGTGTATCCGCCACGTTGAGTCTAGGGCTTAGCGTGGCGGGCGGCCTTTGCGCTTTATTCGCGGCGCTTCAAGGATACCGGGCCTTGCGTGCGCGCCAAGATTGGGAGTGTCCAAGTGATGCCGATTGGTTCGAGAAAAGCGCGCTAATCAATGGAGACGAATTGAAGCGCTTTCATATCCGCTGTTGGCACGGAGTGCGCAAATCCCAAAATTCTTTAGCTGAGCAAAAGGGAACGCTCCTGTTGTCCGGTCAACGTTTGTTACTCTCCGCAGCAGCATTTTTGGCAGCAGGATTGGTTGCGCGGGTTCTATCTCAGTTTTTTCAGGTTTCCAGCTTGGTTGCTCTTGATGGCGATGTTTGGTCGTGGGTTGACATCGCGAGAAGGATGTTGTGAAGGCTGGCTCGGTTCACTGCTACCGCCTCGCTGTTGCAGGATCTGTGGAGGAGCGGGAGCAACGGGCACCACAACTACCACCGGCTTGGCCGCTTGCGCGTCTTGCTGTTGAGTTCCCTGCCCCGTACCAGCACTCGGATTCCCCGCATTTTGATCATCGTTAGCCATACAGGCGGATTCTCCTATGAAAAAACCCTACGGTCTCAACAAGATGAAAGTCGCGCTTCGCAAAATCGTCAGCGTTCCGAAGACCGAAGTTGACCGTCGGATCGCGGAACAGAAACGGGCCAAGAAGCGCTAACCGTCATGGTTGAGCCGAGCCTATGCGAAACTGAATTGTGCGTCAAGTCAATCATTGCCTAAACTGACAGCACCCGCCGATGCGAGGTATTTGCCCCTCACCGCAGGAAGGCGCTATATGAAAGGATCGGTTTCGCGATAAACCGGGTTGCCACGACGGCTAAACGCAAAACCGGTGAAAAAGTAAAAAAGTCGAAAAAGCCCAAGGAGACGCGTCATGAGAGCAGCAGTAATGGAGGCGGTGCGCAAACCGCTGGTCGTCAAGGAAGTCCCCGATCCTAAGTGCCCTCCCGATGGGGTTATCCTGCGGGCCGAGGCTGAGGGCGTCTGCCGATCGGATTGGCACGCCTGGTCGGGTGACTGGACCTGGGTGGGGCTCGCGCCGGCGCTGCCGCTGGTGATGGGCCATGAATTCTGCGGCGTCGTCGAGGAAGTCAGCAAGAGCATCAAGAATTTCAAAAAGGGTGACCGCGTGCTGGTGCCCTTCAGCCAGGGCGACGGCATCTGCGAGTATTGCCGCAACGGTCAGTCGCACGTCTGCGCGAATCCGCAGCTCCCGGGCTTCTCCTATTGGGGCGGCTATGGCCGTTACGTCGGCGTACCCAACGCCGATCTCAACCTCGTGCCGATGCCGGACGATGTCGGCTTCCTCGAAGGCGCGTCGATGGGCTGCCGCTTCATGACCTCCTACCACGGGATCGTTGATCGCGCGCAGGTCCGCCCCGGCGAATGGGTTGCGGTTCACGGCTGTGGCGGTATCGGCCTCTCGGCGATCCACATCGCCGCCGCGATCGGCGCCAATGTCATCGCAGTCGATCTTGATGACCGCAAGCTCGAGCTGGCCAAAAAGGTCGGCGCGCAACATATCGTCAACGCGAAGCGCAATGAAGACCCGGCCGCCGCGATCTTCGACATCACCAAGGGCGGCGCGCACGTCTCGGTGGACGCGCTGGGCATCGCCACCACCTGCCGCAACTCAATCATGAGTCTGCGCAAACAGGGCCGCGCGCTCCAGATCGGACTCACGACGCAAGCCGAAAAGGGCGAGGTTTCGTTGCCGATCGACCGCATGGTCGTGATGGAGTTGCAGCTCATCGCGTCGCTCGGGATGCCGGCGTCGCACTATCCGGGCATGCTCCAGATGGTCAACGCAAAGAAGCTCGATCCCAAATCCATGATTACCGAGACCGTCAGCCTGGACGGCGCCAACCGGGTCCTCGAAGAGATGACCACGTTCCAGAACGTCGGCGTCTCGATCATCGACAAGTACTGACCGCGCAACTCTTGCGATTCGCAAAGAAGGCTCGCCCGCGCGGGCCTTCCTTTTTGGCTCTCTGCCTCTCAATGACTCGGGCTCGTGCCTTTCCGATCAAGAATCCTCGGCTCAATCAGCGGCGGCTTTTTGCTATCATCCGCCGATGCCGCTTTCCTGGAATGAAATCCGTGATCGCGCGATTCGCTTTTCAAAGGAATGGACCGGAGCGAAGCGTGAACAGGCTGAAAAGCAGACCTTCTGGAACGAATTCTTCAATGTTTTCGGCATCCGCCGCCGCACAGTCGCCAGCTTTGAGGAGCCGGTCAGGAAAATCTCCGGCGACTTCGGCTTCATCGATCTGTTCTGGCCCGCGGTCGTGCTGGTCGAGCACAAGAGCTTCGGCAAAGACCTCGGTCGGGCGGAGTCGCAGGCGTTCCGTTATATCCAAGACCTTGCGCGCGAGGGGCGCGCCGATGAAAGTCCGCGCTACGTAATCGTTTCGGATTTCGCGCGCCTCACGCTGCACGATCTCGAGCCTGGCGAGCAAAGCGCCGCGCGGCTCGAATTTCCGCTGGCCGACTTTCACCAGCACATTCGTTCCTTCGCGTTCCTCGCAGGTTACCAGCAGCACAAGTTCGCGGATCAAGACCCGATCAACCTGCGCGCGGTCGAGATCCTGGGCAATCTGCACGACACGCTCGAAGCCGGCGGCTACTCCGGCCATCGCCTCGAACGCTTCCTCGTACGCATCCTCTTTTGCCTCTTCGGCCAGGACACGGGGATTTTTGAGCGCGAATCGTTCACGCTTTATCTAAAGAACCGCGCTGCCGAGGATGGCTCGGACCTCGGTCCGCACCTTGCGCGCCTTTTCGACGTCTTGAATACGCCGCCGGAACAGCGGCAGAAAAACCTCGACGAAGACCTCGCTTCCTTCCGATGGGTTAACGGGGAGCTCTTTGCTGAAAATCTGGGTTTTGCTGATTTCAATAGCGACACGCGGAAAGCCCTGATTGCTTGCACACATTTCGACTGGTCGCGCATCTCGCCGGCGATTTTCGGTTCGCTGTTTCAGGCGGTGATGGAGCCGAAGAAGCGGCGGCAAATTGGCGGACACTACACCAGCGAGCGCGACATACTCAAGGTCATCCGCTCGCTGTTCCTCGACGATCTGCACGCTGAATTCGAACGCGTCAAGAACAGCAAGGCGGAACTGAAACGTTTCCACCAGAAGATCGCGCGGCTGCGCTTTCTCGACCCAGCGTGCGGCTGCGGCAATTTCCTGGTAATCACTTACCGCGAATTGCGTTTGCTGGAAATCGAAATCTTGAAGCTGCTCTACGGCACGCAGCGGGAACTAGATGGAATCCAGCATCCCTCCCGCATCGATGTAGACGCCTTTTACGGCATCGAGATCAGCGAGTGGCCCGCGCGCATCGCGGAAGTCGCGATGTGGCTGATGGACCATCAAATGAATATCTGGCTGTCGGAAGCTTTCGGCAGTACTTCGTGCGGCTGCCGCTCAGGAAATCGCCGACGATCGTCTGCGACAATGCGCTCCGCCGCGATTGGAAGAAAATCCTCCCGCCCGAACGATGCAGTTATGTGCTCGGCAACCCGCCGTTTGTGGGAAAAAAGGAGCAGACGGACGGACAAAAGAGCGACATGAAGCTGATTTTTAGTAACGTAAGTGGAGCGGGCGTTCTAGACTATGTATGCGCCTGGTACGTAAAGGCTGGCGATTACGTCAAGGGAACGCGAATCAAAGTGGCGTTCGTCTCCACGAACTCAATAACGCAGGGCGAACAGGTCGGTATCCTCTGGGACGAGCTTTTCAAGCGATTTCACCTGGAAATACATTTTGCTCATCGCACTTTTGCATGGCAGAGCGAAGCCCGCGGCAATGCTCATGTGCACGTCGTGATTATCGGCTTTTCGTCTTTTGCAGCAGCGTCGCGAACTCTCTTCGACTACCACGACCTGAAAGGCGAGCCAGTCGCTTTTCCTGCGAAGAACATCAATCCCTATCTCGCGGACGCGCCCGACACTCTAATCCTGAAGCGTGGAAGCCAGGTAAGTAGCGGTCCCGCAATTAGTTACGGGAGCATGGCGAACGACCGGCGAAAGACGGACAAAGGGCTGGGCAACCTTATCCTCGATGCGGAATCTCGCGCGAGACTTTTGACGGAGAGTCTCGCTATTGCTCCTTGCATCCGACGTTTTGTTGGCAGCGAGGAGTTTCTCAACGGCACACAACGATGGTGCTTGTGGCTGGTCGACGCTGAGCCTGCGATCCTTCGCGCCAGTCCTAGCGTGCGAAGACGTATAGACGCAGTGCGAGAGGCGCGCCTTGACAGCGGACGCGCGGAAACCCGGCGCCTTGCGGCAACCCCGCAACTGTTTGGCGAGATTCGGCAACCCGACACGCCTTACCTGCTAATTCCCAAGGTGTCTTCGGAGACGCGGCCATACATGCCGGTCGGCTTCATGAGCCCCAGTGTTATCGCCAACGGCAGCGCACTCATCATCCCAGAAGCAACGCTCTACCACTTGGGCGTTTTGGCCTCACGAATGCACATGGCTTGGATGCGCCAGGTCTGCGGTCGAATGAAGAGCGATTATCAGTATTCGAGTCAGATCGTTTACAACAACTATCCGTGGCCCGAAGCTCCGAGCGACGGACTGCGCGCCGCGGTGGAAGCCGCCGCGCAGGCGGTGCTCGATACGCGCAAAGCCTTTCCGGGCGCGACGCTCGCCGACCTTTACGACCCGCTCGCGATGCCGCCGGCGCTCGTCAAAGCCCACGCCGAACTGGATCGCGCGGTCGAACGTTGTTACCGCTCGCAGCCCTTCGACAGCGATCGTCATCGGGTCGAGTACCTTTTCGGACTATACGAAAAGTTGACCGCGCCGCTCATGGCGCCCAACAGGAAAGGCTGCCGAAAAGTCCGGAAGCAAACGCGCGGCAAACCGGAACTCAGGGATGAAAAGCTTCCCTCCGCAAAGTAAATCTGTGCGAAGGTCTGACATGGTACATTCGTCAGGTCTGTTACCCGACCCAAGGTTTCCGCCTATGAAAGCGATTCTTATCGATCAGCCCGGCGACGAAAACGTTCTCAAACTCGGCGACGCTCCCGAGCCCGTCGCTGGTCCCGCTGACCTGCTGATCAAGGTGACTCACGCCGCCCTGAATCGCGCCGACGTGATGCAGCGGCAGGGCTTTTATCCGCCGCCACCCGGGGCCTCGCCGATCCTTGGTCTCGAATGCGCCGGCGAAGTCGTCGGGGTCGGCGCAGAGGTCAGCGGCTGGCGCGTCGGCGATCGCGCTATGGCCTTACTGGCGGGCGGCGGCTACGCCGAGTTGGCGGTCGTCCATCACGGTTCCGCGATGCACGTGCCGGACTCGCTCAGCGATGCCGAGGCGGCCGCGTTACCTGAAGTTTTTCTCACCGCCTTTCTGAATCTTTTCATGCTGGCTGAGGTCCGCCGCGGCGATCACGTGCTGATTCACGGCGGCGGCGGCGGCGTCGGCACGGCCGCGATTCAATTACTGCGCGAAGCGGGAGCGCGCGCGATCGTCACCGCGGGTTCCGACGCCAAATGCGAGCAATGCCTCCGCTTCGGCGCCGATCTCGCAATCAATTATAATTCCGGACCCTTCGCGCCGCAGGTCAAGGCCGCCACCAACGAGCGCGGCGTCGACGTCATCCTCGACAGTATTGGCGCGGCTTATCTGGCGCAAAACCTCGACGCCCTTGCCCACGGCGGGCGGTTGATTCTGATCGGCCTGATGAAAGGGGCAAAGACCGAGATCGAGCTCACTCCAGTCCTGCGCCGCCATCTGCGGATCATCGGCTCGACCCTGCGCACGCGTCCGGTGGCCGAGAAGGCCGCGATCGTTGACGCCTTTCTCGCGCGCTTCGGCGAGGCGTTAATCGCGGGACGGCTCCGCCCGCCCATCCATCAGGTCCTGCCGCTCGCGGCCGCCGCCGAGGGCCATCGCATGATGCAGGCGAGCGAGCACTTCGGCAAAATCGTCCTGCACGTTGCATGAGTGCAAGCGCACAAAAAAAGACGCCCGGGGGCGCGATGCCACCAGGCGTCTCACAGTCAACCGCGTTCACTGCATCCACGATAACCCGCCGCCAGATCGATTTCTTGTGGTTTAGCGACGTATTCGTATCGACGACGAATTTGGATTGCTGCGACTTTGATGGATGAGCGGCCGCGTGGTCGTGCACGTTCGGAAATTCGCTCACTTGCTTCTCGGATGGTCGCGAAGGAACATCTGCGCGACTTCGCTCATCGTCTTGAAGACGACGCCCGCGCGCCCGCTGATGTGATCGAGCAGCCGCTCAAGCATCAGCAGCCGATGGCCCCGGCCGATGGTCTGCGGATGCATCGTCAGGATATAAACTCCCTCGCCCAGGCGCTCGTACAGATAGTCGAAGTCACCCGCCCAGATTTCATAAACGCGTGACGGTGCCGCCAATCCGGGATTCGTGCCGTTGCGGGCCGCCACGTACTCGAAGATGGGAAAGTCGTCGAGGCCCCACGTGAAGGGTAACTCGACGAGCTCGGTCTCGCGGCCCCAGACGTAGGGCCCGTCAACCGGCGCGTGATCCCCAACGCGGCAGTAGTAGGGTAAAAAATCGTTTCCCATCATGCTGCTGTCGTAGAGAAAGCCCTTCTCGAGCAGACGTTCGAGGGTGCTCGGCAACAATCCAGCCGCGGGCGAGCGATAGCCCACGGGCGCGCGCCCGGTGATGCGCCGGAGCGAGGCAATCGCCCGCTCAAAGTCACGGGCTTCGTCCTGCTGGGTTTTTGCGCGATCGTGAAAATATCCGTGATGGCCGACCTCATGGCCGGCCGCCGCGATTGCCGCAGTGGTCTGCGGGAAGGCGTCGGCGGTGTGGCCGGGGATGAACCAGGTCGAAGGCAATCCGCGCTCGCGCAAAAGGCCGAGCAGCCGCTCAGCCCCGATTTTGCCGAACTCGCCGCGCGACAGCGCGCTCGGCGAACGCGCGTGAAACGTCCCGATCCATACCGACATCGCGTCGAAGTCAAACGTCAGGCAGACCGCGATATTCTTCATCATCGACACCGTTTCCGCGTTTTGCTTAGGGCGCGTTTGGCCTTACCGACCATGGAATGAATCTCAATCGTCCGTTCTACCAAATCTCGGCGTAACTTTCTCTTGACAGCCGCGCCGAACGTGATGTAGTCGATGGCTGACTTGGGGCAGGATTCGGGGAGGCTCATTCCGGCCGGGGCCGGACATGAACCTGCGGAAGAGCCGGAACGCCGGTTAAATCGAAGCTGAAACTGGTGCTAGGCATGTCCGATGCGGCCGTTTCATACAAGTTAAAGCGGATGGGGTTCGGTCTTGAATGATCATCGCTGGGTAAGCAAGAAATTCTGGACGCTGGCGCTCGCCTGCGCGCTGACGATGGTCGTCGGCGTGCTGTGCGCGCACGCCGCGCTCGAGGGGCAGAAGCTCACAGGTGCGCCGCGTTGGATGCATCTGTATGGGACGGCCATCCGGCCGGACGGCGCGATCTTTGTGGTCGGCGCCAAAGCCGGGTTGCTGGTCTCCACCGACAAGGGTCAAACCTGGACTCACCAAACCCTGCACGAGCGCGATGGCAACGAACTCTTTCAAGACCGCGACCTCTATTCGATCCGTTTCGCGCCGGATGGCAAGACCGCCCTTATTGTAGGCGAGCTCGGTACTGTCCTGCGCTCGACCGACGGCGGCGAAACCTGGAAAGCCCTCGACAGCGGCACCACCAAAAATCTGATGAAGGTGTACCTGATCGATGCGCAGAACGCCGTCGCGGTGGGTGCCGACGGCATCATCGTCCGCACCACCGATGGCGGCGACCATTGGCAGACTGAAAAGTCTCCCAAGTTGATGACCCTCTTTGACGTCACTTTCACCGATAAAAACACTGGCTGGATTGCGGGTGAATTCTCAACCGTCCTAAATTCCACCGATGGCGGCCAGACCTGGAAGATCGTAACCGGCGGTAATATCGAGGACTTTACTATCGGGCCGTTCTTTTCGATCACTTTTATTGATCCGCAGCACGCCCTCGCCGCCGGACTCTCCGGAGAATTGTCCACCAGCGACGACGGCGGCAAAACCTGGAAGAAAGGGGCGCTGCCCGCTGACATCGGCATCTACGCCCTTGCCACCACCGCGGACGGCAAGAAAATCTGGGCGCTGGGCACGGGTGGACGGGTTTTCACCGAGTCGCCGAGCGGGCAGTGGCAGGAAGATCAACGCAATACGTTCAACGATCTCACCGACATCGCGCTAGCGGGCAATGAAGGTGTGATGGTCGGTTCGAACGGCACAATTCTCATCACGGATGATGCGGGCGAAAAATGGCAAGCAGCTCAGTAAATCTGGGGTCCTTCAAGATCGGAGATTTCGTTCTCCGCTTCCGGGCAATCATCGGCGGCCTACTGCTCTTGATCAGTGCGGTCGCCCTTTATTACTGCACCCAGGTCAACATTCAGACCAGATTCGATGACTTTTTCCCGAGTTATCATCCGAACGTCCAGCTCTACAACGAGTGGCACAAATATGGCGGCGCGCAGACCTTGTCGGTGATGATCCAGGTTCAGCACGGCGACATTTTCAACAAGGACACGCTGCAGAAAATCAACGACATCCAGGCCGCTGTCGATAAGCTCCCGGGCGTTGATCACAACCAGGTCCTTTCGCTGGCCTCGTACCGCGTGAGCTACGCCGAGGCCTCGCCGGGCTCGATGCTGATCAAGCCCTTCATGTTTCCCAAGATTCCGCCCAATGAAGCGGGAATCCAGGACCTCAAGCGCAAGGTTCAGGCGAATCAATCAACGATCTCGCAACTGGTCAATCCGGACCTCAAGAGCGCGCTGGTCGCGGCGTCCTTTAATGAACGCGGACTCGACTATCGCCAGTTGTTTTACCAGGTCCAGGACATCGTCAAGAAGTATCAGGATGCGAACAACAAGATTTACGTAGCCGGCGAACCGATCATCCGCGGTTACGGCTATTACTACGAGCCGGTGGTCAACGTCCTTTTCCTGATCGCGGTCGGCATCATGATCCTGATCTTGTACCTCACCGGCGGTCAGCGCAGCCGCTGGTGGGCGCCGATCGTGACCGGTACGCTCTCGGCGATTTGGGGCCTCGGCTTCGTCGGTCTGATGGGCTACGACTTCGACCCGGTGATGCTGGTCATTCCGTTCATCCTGACTGCCCGCGACATGAGCCACGGCATCCAGTGGCAGGGTCGTTATCACGACGAACTTGATCGGCTCGGCGACAAGTTTGCTGCCTGCTCGGCAACAACCGACTACATGCTGCCGCCGGGCTTCCTTTCGATCATGGCCGACATCAGCGGCATCGTCTTTATTTCCTTCGGCGGCATCCCGGTGCTCCAGCACATTGCTCTGGCCGGCACGGTATGGCTCGCCGGCAGCTTGACGATGGTCTTCATCTTCCAGCCGATCCTGATGAGCTATTTGGCCATTCCTGAAATCAAGCACAGGCGCAAGAGAGCCGCGGGCGAGCACAGTGTCGGTGCGACCATGAGCGGCGCGCTCGACTGGCTGGTGCATGTGCCCACCCGTCCCGGCGCGCTGCGGGTCGTTCTGCTCGGCGGCTCCGCCC encodes the following:
- a CDS encoding IS1595 family transposase, with protein sequence MKTGVPKTLLDAVRYFADPIICRDFLAAARWPDGVTCPRKGCASKDHWFIKTRSLWRCKSCKKQFSVKVGSIFEDSPLGLDKWLPAVWILTASKKGYSSHGLAAAIGVCQKTAWFMLHRIRAALKNGSFETPLSGEVEADTTGVGGKEKNKHASKRLHRGTGFAGKAIVFGLLSRHGEVRAATVSDESGQTLHPLIRKNVESGSDLFTDAAGAFRFGLEDEYAHEVINHAEEFVRGRVHTNGIENFWSLFKRTVYGTHHFVMPWQVDRYLDDATFRYNNRKLSDGARFALACAQADGRRLTWKELTGTSKSPVN
- a CDS encoding zinc-dependent alcohol dehydrogenase family protein; this translates as MRAAVMEAVRKPLVVKEVPDPKCPPDGVILRAEAEGVCRSDWHAWSGDWTWVGLAPALPLVMGHEFCGVVEEVSKSIKNFKKGDRVLVPFSQGDGICEYCRNGQSHVCANPQLPGFSYWGGYGRYVGVPNADLNLVPMPDDVGFLEGASMGCRFMTSYHGIVDRAQVRPGEWVAVHGCGGIGLSAIHIAAAIGANVIAVDLDDRKLELAKKVGAQHIVNAKRNEDPAAAIFDITKGGAHVSVDALGIATTCRNSIMSLRKQGRALQIGLTTQAEKGEVSLPIDRMVVMELQLIASLGMPASHYPGMLQMVNAKKLDPKSMITETVSLDGANRVLEEMTTFQNVGVSIIDKY
- a CDS encoding type IIL restriction-modification enzyme MmeI, with amino-acid sequence MPLSWNEIRDRAIRFSKEWTGAKREQAEKQTFWNEFFNVFGIRRRTVASFEEPVRKISGDFGFIDLFWPAVVLVEHKSFGKDLGRAESQAFRYIQDLAREGRADESPRYVIVSDFARLTLHDLEPGEQSAARLEFPLADFHQHIRSFAFLAGYQQHKFADQDPINLRAVEILGNLHDTLEAGGYSGHRLERFLVRILFCLFGQDTGIFERESFTLYLKNRAAEDGSDLGPHLARLFDVLNTPPEQRQKNLDEDLASFRWVNGELFAENLGFADFNSDTRKALIACTHFDWSRISPAIFGSLFQAVMEPKKRRQIGGHYTSERDILKVIRSLFLDDLHAEFERVKNSKAELKRFHQKIARLRFLDPACGCGNFLVITYRELRLLEIEILKLLYGTQRELDGIQHPSRIDVDAFYGIEISEWPARIAEVAMWLMDHQMNIWLSEAFGSTSCGCRSGNRRRSSATMRSAAIGRKSSRPNDAVMCSATRRLWEKRSRRTDKRAT
- a CDS encoding type IIL restriction-modification enzyme MmeI → MKLIFSNVSGAGVLDYVCAWYVKAGDYVKGTRIKVAFVSTNSITQGEQVGILWDELFKRFHLEIHFAHRTFAWQSEARGNAHVHVVIIGFSSFAAASRTLFDYHDLKGEPVAFPAKNINPYLADAPDTLILKRGSQVSSGPAISYGSMANDRRKTDKGLGNLILDAESRARLLTESLAIAPCIRRFVGSEEFLNGTQRWCLWLVDAEPAILRASPSVRRRIDAVREARLDSGRAETRRLAATPQLFGEIRQPDTPYLLIPKVSSETRPYMPVGFMSPSVIANGSALIIPEATLYHLGVLASRMHMAWMRQVCGRMKSDYQYSSQIVYNNYPWPEAPSDGLRAAVEAAAQAVLDTRKAFPGATLADLYDPLAMPPALVKAHAELDRAVERCYRSQPFDSDRHRVEYLFGLYEKLTAPLMAPNRKGCRKVRKQTRGKPELRDEKLPSAK
- a CDS encoding NAD(P)H-quinone oxidoreductase, with product MKAILIDQPGDENVLKLGDAPEPVAGPADLLIKVTHAALNRADVMQRQGFYPPPPGASPILGLECAGEVVGVGAEVSGWRVGDRAMALLAGGGYAELAVVHHGSAMHVPDSLSDAEAAALPEVFLTAFLNLFMLAEVRRGDHVLIHGGGGGVGTAAIQLLREAGARAIVTAGSDAKCEQCLRFGADLAINYNSGPFAPQVKAATNERGVDVILDSIGAAYLAQNLDALAHGGRLILIGLMKGAKTEIELTPVLRRHLRIIGSTLRTRPVAEKAAIVDAFLARFGEALIAGRLRPPIHQVLPLAAAAEGHRMMQASEHFGKIVLHVA
- a CDS encoding polysaccharide deacetylase, whose translation is MMKNIAVCLTFDFDAMSVWIGTFHARSPSALSRGEFGKIGAERLLGLLRERGLPSTWFIPGHTADAFPQTTAAIAAAGHEVGHHGYFHDRAKTQQDEARDFERAIASLRRITGRAPVGYRSPAAGLLPSTLERLLEKGFLYDSSMMGNDFLPYYCRVGDHAPVDGPYVWGRETELVELPFTWGLDDFPIFEYVAARNGTNPGLAAPSRVYEIWAGDFDYLYERLGEGVYILTMHPQTIGRGHRLLMLERLLDHISGRAGVVFKTMSEVAQMFLRDHPRSK
- a CDS encoding YCF48-related protein; the encoded protein is MVVGVLCAHAALEGQKLTGAPRWMHLYGTAIRPDGAIFVVGAKAGLLVSTDKGQTWTHQTLHERDGNELFQDRDLYSIRFAPDGKTALIVGELGTVLRSTDGGETWKALDSGTTKNLMKVYLIDAQNAVAVGADGIIVRTTDGGDHWQTEKSPKLMTLFDVTFTDKNTGWIAGEFSTVLNSTDGGQTWKIVTGGNIEDFTIGPFFSITFIDPQHALAAGLSGELSTSDDGGKTWKKGALPADIGIYALATTADGKKIWALGTGGRVFTESPSGQWQEDQRNTFNDLTDIALAGNEGVMVGSNGTILITDDAGEKWQAAQ
- a CDS encoding MMPL family transporter, encoding MASSSVNLGSFKIGDFVLRFRAIIGGLLLLISAVALYYCTQVNIQTRFDDFFPSYHPNVQLYNEWHKYGGAQTLSVMIQVQHGDIFNKDTLQKINDIQAAVDKLPGVDHNQVLSLASYRVSYAEASPGSMLIKPFMFPKIPPNEAGIQDLKRKVQANQSTISQLVNPDLKSALVAASFNERGLDYRQLFYQVQDIVKKYQDANNKIYVAGEPIIRGYGYYYEPVVNVLFLIAVGIMILILYLTGGQRSRWWAPIVTGTLSAIWGLGFVGLMGYDFDPVMLVIPFILTARDMSHGIQWQGRYHDELDRLGDKFAACSATTDYMLPPGFLSIMADISGIVFISFGGIPVLQHIALAGTVWLAGSLTMVFIFQPILMSYLAIPEIKHRRKRAAGEHSVGATMSGALDWLVHVPTRPGALRVVLLGGSALFLVYGVVAGAKSKIGYSTAGTPLYKPYSKVNQDIAAVGDKFPLEEGWVILQTPAYPDNVSVLSPPVLRIVDDLRTFLFVKDPKVAQVVSFTSAISKPFNERFHYAYPKYLQIPDSMEMSGNLWFLYLNGSAPGELERFISNRLSDDTCIRVLLRDHTYDTLNNVRDEITQFVNERVKTDPVLNPADPKKPRVQVKYLAGIAGLYLAANDVLKTLDFLNITFVLGVVWLFCVGAFRSFVAGIMFLLACVLANFGAFIYMDLRGIGLTIDTIPVISLGIGLGVDYGIYTVSRIRDEVMSGMEVDDAIVLALSTTGVAVFNTFLVMIGGIFPWIFSPLLFHSQMSTLLIFLMGTNMIAGCIVLPCYLSWARPKFVFGGKAMIRERELRAAVS